The proteins below come from a single Nostoc sp. KVJ3 genomic window:
- a CDS encoding CHAT domain-containing protein, translated as MINIPQIIEELNHLNRTVVKLFEEGDLNKAILVTQQAIKLGQENLGEHPTTADSLNNLAELYRIQGRYLEAKALYLQVLNIRKNLFDREHPDIAQSLNNLATLYYSEGNYSEAEKYFLESLELWKCIWGEEHFEIATNLNNLAEIYREQGRYLKSEQVHLEVLAMRKRLFGDEHPDIAQTLNNLACLYTSQGRYLDAEEMHLEVLGMRKRLFGDEHYDIAASLNNLALLYDFQGRYLEAETKYFSALNKLERILGNEHPYIASTLSNIAGNYKEQGRYAESEHKYLEVLAMRKRLLGDEHPDIASSLSNLGTIYRMQGRFLASEQKYLEAYEMRKRLFPSEHPDIANSLNDLVIIYLSQGRYLEAEQKSLSALPMWSSLLEKEHPVAANYLDNLALLYRLQGQYAKAEKIYLEALAIRKNILGEKHPDIADSFNDIATIYRMQGRYSEAEEMHLEALEMLKELLGEKHPLLAETLNNLAVLHDARFQYSQAESSLLQALFIIQALFGQEHPQVASSMSNLATVYGNQGNYLEAEKLHLEVIKIRKSLFGEEHPDIANSLNNLALIYLSLGRYQLAEEKYVEALVMRKHLLGDEHPDTALSLNNLASVLAATKRPEEALSYRIQASEINDLMISNLFAFSSESDRLAFIEKLRANFDLFLSLVYKHLADSESAMSAALDLVLKRKALTAASLAAQNEALYSDRYPHLQEKFRQLGDLNAQLVNLTFSAPKNSDFSSYQKQLAQLQAQYNNLQKQLASQVPEIQLFEQLSNRYTVASSLPADSILVEFVRFELFDFNAIPVNGDIQWQPARYLAFVLPSGQPDAVQMIDLGSAQVIDRLIWAFRLQTSDYSKATLGWGKADQLPKLPIKPYDSAPAIELSQVLIKPIYNALKGWKHLIFAPDGNLNLLPFQALPCDETNRHLLMDEFTISYLSVGRDILRSQIPKLRPASKPLVIADPDFDLVAEQTDTTGAIAFESPLAIVKQQSSNDEFINTLNGEVLSRTLGTRFLAESVAKKLPDARLYLGAEALETHLTASNCPSIMLIATHGLFLADSPQAPFQTMHLEVSKIENPMMRSGLALAGANTWLSGGILPPSAGKGFIFAQDIASLDLWANELTVLSACDTARGDIKIGEGVFGLRRAFAVAGTKTLVMSLWKVPDQATALLMERFFDNLHLKMGRAEALQNAQNYIRQITVKELRQSALGMEVLKQLLQVNNLLANTKIDCQEEDTPLEHPFYWGAWICQGDTTQMHNLTSV; from the coding sequence ATGATAAATATTCCCCAAATTATAGAAGAATTAAATCATCTAAATCGAACAGTTGTCAAATTATTTGAAGAGGGCGATTTAAACAAAGCAATATTGGTCACGCAACAAGCTATAAAATTAGGGCAAGAAAATCTTGGTGAACATCCGACTACGGCAGATAGTCTAAATAATCTGGCGGAATTATATCGGATACAAGGGCGTTACTTGGAAGCCAAAGCCTTATACTTACAAGTTTTAAATATCAGAAAAAATTTGTTTGATAGGGAACATCCTGATATCGCCCAATCTTTAAACAACCTGGCAACATTATACTATTCAGAAGGAAATTATTCCGAAGCCGAAAAATACTTTTTAGAATCTCTAGAATTGTGGAAGTGTATTTGGGGAGAAGAACATTTTGAAATTGCAACGAATTTAAATAATCTTGCCGAAATTTATCGAGAACAAGGAAGATATTTAAAATCGGAGCAAGTACATTTAGAAGTTTTAGCAATGCGAAAACGTCTCTTTGGAGATGAACATCCAGATATCGCCCAAACCTTGAATAATCTGGCGTGTCTTTACACTTCACAAGGACGCTATTTGGATGCAGAAGAGATGCATTTAGAAGTTTTAGGAATGCGAAAACGTCTCTTTGGAGATGAACATTATGATATTGCTGCCAGTCTCAATAACTTGGCACTATTATATGACTTTCAAGGACGTTACTTGGAAGCAGAAACAAAATATTTCTCAGCTTTAAATAAATTGGAAAGAATATTAGGAAATGAACATCCGTACATAGCATCTACCTTAAGTAATATCGCAGGAAATTATAAAGAACAAGGACGTTATGCAGAATCAGAACATAAGTATCTTGAAGTTTTGGCGATGAGAAAACGCTTGTTAGGAGATGAACATCCTGATATTGCAAGTAGCTTGAGTAATTTAGGAACAATTTATCGGATGCAAGGGCGTTTTTTGGCATCTGAGCAAAAATATCTAGAAGCTTATGAGATGAGAAAACGCTTGTTTCCTTCTGAGCATCCAGATATTGCCAATAGTTTAAACGATTTAGTCATAATTTATCTATCTCAAGGGCGATACTTAGAGGCGGAACAAAAATCTTTATCAGCCTTACCAATGTGGTCAAGTTTGCTTGAGAAAGAGCATCCTGTAGCTGCGAATTATTTAGATAATTTAGCATTACTTTATCGGTTGCAAGGGCAATACGCGAAAGCTGAAAAAATCTATCTAGAAGCCTTAGCAATTAGAAAAAATATTTTAGGTGAAAAGCATCCCGATATTGCAGATAGCTTTAACGATATAGCTACAATCTATCGGATGCAAGGACGATATTCTGAGGCGGAAGAGATGCATCTAGAAGCCTTAGAGATGCTCAAAGAATTACTAGGTGAAAAGCATCCTCTTTTAGCGGAAACTCTCAATAATTTGGCAGTTTTACATGATGCTAGATTTCAATATTCGCAAGCAGAATCGTCATTATTACAAGCTTTATTCATTATTCAAGCTTTGTTTGGGCAAGAACATCCACAAGTAGCAAGTAGTATGAGTAATTTAGCTACTGTCTATGGAAATCAAGGGAACTACTTAGAAGCAGAAAAATTACATTTAGAAGTAATAAAAATTAGAAAATCTCTATTCGGAGAAGAACACCCAGATATTGCAAACAGTTTAAATAATCTGGCATTAATATACTTATCACTTGGGCGCTACCAGTTAGCCGAAGAAAAGTACGTAGAAGCTTTAGTTATGAGGAAACATCTACTAGGGGATGAACACCCAGATACTGCTCTAAGTTTAAATAACTTGGCCAGTGTATTAGCTGCTACTAAACGCCCAGAGGAAGCTTTGTCATACCGCATACAGGCAAGCGAGATTAATGACTTGATGATTAGTAATCTATTTGCCTTTAGTTCCGAAAGCGATCGCCTAGCCTTTATTGAGAAACTTAGAGCTAATTTCGATTTATTTCTCTCCCTAGTCTACAAACATCTTGCTGATTCAGAAAGTGCGATGTCTGCGGCGTTAGATTTGGTGCTGAAGCGCAAAGCTTTAACTGCTGCATCGTTGGCGGCGCAAAACGAAGCCCTTTATAGCGATCGCTATCCCCACCTCCAAGAAAAGTTTCGTCAACTGGGTGACTTGAACGCCCAGTTAGTCAACCTGACTTTTTCTGCTCCGAAAAACAGCGATTTCAGTAGCTACCAGAAACAATTAGCACAACTACAGGCACAATATAACAACCTTCAAAAACAACTGGCATCTCAAGTACCAGAGATTCAGTTATTTGAGCAACTTTCTAATCGTTATACTGTGGCTTCGTCCCTACCAGCAGATTCGATATTAGTCGAATTTGTCCGCTTTGAATTATTCGATTTTAATGCAATTCCAGTGAATGGAGACATCCAATGGCAACCTGCTCGTTATCTAGCATTTGTCTTACCTTCTGGACAACCAGATGCAGTGCAGATGATAGATTTAGGGTCAGCCCAAGTCATTGATCGGCTAATTTGGGCATTTCGCTTGCAGACATCAGACTATAGCAAGGCAACTCTAGGATGGGGAAAAGCTGACCAATTACCAAAGCTGCCAATTAAACCATACGACTCAGCCCCAGCAATCGAACTTAGCCAAGTGCTTATTAAGCCTATTTATAACGCCCTAAAAGGCTGGAAACATTTAATATTTGCACCAGATGGGAACTTAAATTTACTGCCATTTCAAGCATTGCCTTGTGACGAGACAAACAGGCACTTACTGATGGATGAGTTTACCATCAGTTATTTAAGTGTGGGACGGGATATTTTGCGATCGCAAATTCCGAAACTGCGCCCCGCTAGCAAACCTCTAGTCATTGCCGATCCAGATTTTGATTTGGTTGCTGAACAAACTGATACGACTGGTGCGATCGCCTTTGAAAGTCCCTTAGCGATCGTAAAACAGCAATCCTCAAACGATGAATTTATCAACACTCTTAACGGTGAAGTTTTGTCCCGCACACTTGGTACAAGGTTTCTTGCTGAAAGTGTCGCCAAAAAGCTACCAGATGCACGGCTATATCTGGGAGCAGAAGCACTTGAAACCCACTTAACCGCTAGCAACTGTCCTAGTATAATGCTGATTGCCACTCACGGTTTATTTTTAGCCGACTCGCCACAAGCACCGTTTCAGACGATGCATTTGGAAGTATCAAAGATAGAAAACCCAATGATGCGTTCTGGACTGGCTTTAGCTGGTGCTAATACTTGGCTCTCTGGAGGGATTTTACCCCCATCAGCAGGTAAAGGCTTTATTTTCGCCCAGGATATTGCCTCATTAGACCTGTGGGCGAATGAACTGACTGTATTATCTGCCTGTGATACCGCCAGAGGAGATATTAAAATTGGCGAAGGTGTTTTTGGATTGCGTCGTGCTTTTGCGGTTGCTGGAACAAAAACCCTTGTGATGAGCCTATGGAAAGTACCAGACCAAGCTACGGCCTTACTGATGGAGCGTTTCTTTGACAACTTACATTTGAAAATGGGACGTGCTGAGGCGTTGCAAAATGCCCAGAATTATATACGTCA